The proteins below are encoded in one region of Rhododendron vialii isolate Sample 1 chromosome 7a, ASM3025357v1:
- the LOC131333489 gene encoding elicitor-responsive protein 3, which yields MPRGRLEVLLVGAKGLENTDFLSNMDPYAVVICRTQEQKSSVASGKGTTPEWNETFVFTLSDGVSEIRIKVMDSDNFSEDDFVGEATIPLEPLFDEGNIPPTVYNVVKAEEFRGEIKVGLTFTPERGSELEFKAEEGNYGGWKESAMD from the exons ATGCCTCGAGGCAGGCTCGAAGTTCTCCTCGTTGGCGCCAAAGGCCTCGAGAATACCGATTTCCTCT CTAACATGGACCCATACGCGGTTGTCATTTGTCGGACTCAGGAACAGAAAAGCAGCGTTGCATCAG GTAAGGGAACTACTCCCGAATGGAATGAGACCTTTGTATTCACCCTCTCGGATGGTGTTTCAGAAATTAGGATCAAAGTTATGGATAGTGACAACTTCAGTGAGGATGATTTTGTTGGAGAGGCTAC CATTCCGTTAGAACCATTGTTTGATGAAGGCAACATCCCACCAACCGTTTACAATGTTGTGAAAGCCGAAGAATTTCGTGGAGAGATTAAGGTTGGCCTGACTTTCACTCCCGAG AGAGGCTCTGAACTGGAATTCAAGGCAGAGGAGGGGAACTATGGTGGATGGAAGGAATCAGCCATGGATTAA